Proteins from one Fragaria vesca subsp. vesca linkage group LG6, FraVesHawaii_1.0, whole genome shotgun sequence genomic window:
- the LOC101302181 gene encoding UDP-glycosyltransferase 85A1-like: MSPHLIAVGNKPHVVCIPLPFQSHIKAMLQFAQLLHHKGFHVTFVNTEFNHKRFLKSLGPNSLDGLPDFQFETIPDGLPSSDEKHSQDMNLVYDSVRKNFLAPFRNLLNKLNDNMNLPVTSIVSDGFLTFTITVAEEIGVPIAQFFTLAAVGFMSLKLYPTLVEKGFAPLKDESCITNDFLDTAIDWVPGLKDTRLRDLPGSWRTSNPDDVSFNFALEAVEGAYKASAVIVHTFEALEADVLAALSSTTSKLPPVYAIGPLQLLLNQIPEHHLKSVGYSLRKEETECLQWLNGNKAPNSVVYVNFGSLVVMTSQQLIEFAWGLANSKLPFLWVIRPDLVAGGWAFLPPEFVAETKERGLIANWCPQEQVLNHPSVGGFLTHSGWNSTMESISAGVPMLCWPLIGDQRINCRYTCYQWDIGMEISNDVKREEVKKLVEELLEGERGKELKNKVMMWKKLAEEASSPQGSSTTLDNLVNQVLLSEYRC, encoded by the exons ATGAGTCCTCATCTAATAGCTGTAGGCAATAAGCCTCATGTTGTATGCATTCCTTTGCCATTTCAGAGCCATATAAAGGCAATGCTTCAGTTTGCTCAACTCCTCCACCATAAAGGTTTTCATGTCACCTTTGTCAACACAGAGTTCAACCACAAACGTTTTCTTAAATCTCTTGGACCCAACTCTCTTGATGGCTTGCCTGATTTTCAATTTGAGACTATTCCAGATGGCCTTCCAAGTTCAGATGAAAAACACTCCCAAGACATGAATTTAGTGTATGATTCTGTAAGAAAAAATTTCTTGGCTCCGTTTCGCAACCTCCTCAACAAACTGAATGACAATATGAATCTTCCTGTAACTAGCATTGTCTCGGATGGCTTCTTGACGTTCACCATCACAGTTGCTGAAGAGATTGGAGTTCCTATAGCACAGTTCTTTACTTTGGCGGCAGTCGGATTTATGAGCTTGAAATTATATCCTACTTTGGTGGAGAAAGGATTTGCACCACTCAAAG ATGAGAGCTGCATAACAAATGACTTTTTGGACACGGCAATTGACTGGGTTCCGGGACTGAAAGATACACGTTTAAGGGATCTCCCAGGCTCCTGGAGAACTAGTAACCCTGATGACGTCTCGTTTAACTTCGCTTTGGAAGCAGTGGAGGGAGCTTACAAAGCTTCAGCAGTTATTGTTCATACTTTTGAGGCGTTGGAGGCAGATGTTTTGGCAGCTCTCTCCAGCACTACATCTAAGCTTCCACCTGTTTACGCCATTGGCCCTCTCCAATTGCTTCTTAATCAGATACCGGAACACCATTTGAAGTCTGTGGGATATAGTTTACGGAAAGAAGAAACTGAGTGCCTGCAATGGCTAAATGGTAACAAGGCACCAAACTCAGTTGTGTATGTAAATTTTGGGAGTCTAGTGGTCATGACATCACAACAACTTATTGAGTTTGCTTGGGGACTTGCAAATAGCAAGCTTCCATTCTTGTGGGTAATTAGACCTGATTTGGTAGCTGGTGGATGGGCGTTTTTGCCGCCTGAGTTTGTAGCTGAAACAAAGGAAAGAGGTCTAATAGCGAATTGGTGTCCACAAGAGCAAGTGCTCAACCATCCATCAGTTGGAGGATTTTTGACACACAGCGGTTGGAATTCAACCATGGAGAGTATTTCTGCCGGGGTGCCTATGTTATGTTGGCCATTGATCGGTGACCAGCGGATCAACTGTCGCTATACTTGTTACCAGTGGGACATTGGCATGGAGATCAGTAATGATGTGAAGAGAGAGGAAGTGAAGAAGCTTGTTGAAGAGTTATTGGAAGGAGAGAGGGGCAAGGAACTGAAAAATAAGGTCATGATGTGGAAGAAACTAGCAGAGGAGGCCTCTTCTCCGCAGGGTTCGTCAACAACATTAGACAATTTAGTTAATCAAGTGCTATTGAGCGAGTATAGATGTTGA
- the LOC101307039 gene encoding UDP-glycosyltransferase 85A3-like — protein sequence MSPHLIAVGNKPHVVCIPMPFQSHIKAMLQLAQLLHHRDGLPKSVDNDTQSIPLLCDSIKRNWLYPFRDLLNKLNGTIAPVTCIISDGFITSTITAAEELGIPIVQFFTLAAIGFMGCKQYSTLVEKGLAPLKDESCLTNGFLDKVIDWIPEIKDIRFRDLPGSWRTTNPDNIMFNFTLDAAKSVRKASAFLVHTFDALEPVVLESLSNSTSMLPPVYAIGPLQLLLNQIPEHPLKSVGYSLWKEETECLIWLNSKAKNSVVYVNFGSLVVIKPEHLIELGWGLANSKLPFLWVIRPDLIVGESAILPPEFVAETEGRGLIASWCPQEQVLNHPSVGAFLTHSGWNSTMESISAGVPMLCWPLSGDQPINCRYICNEWGIGMEISSDVKRDEIEKLVKELMEREKGKKMKNKVIEWKKLAEKASSPLGSSPKTLDKLVNEVLLSKANVVHK from the exons ATGAGTCCTCATCTAATAGCTGTAGGCAATAAGCCTCATGTTGTATGCATTCCTATGCCATTTCAGAGCCATATCAAGGCAATGCTTCAGTTAGCTCAACTCCTGCACCACAGAG ATGGCCTTCCAAAGTCAGTTGATAATGACACCCAAAGCATTCCTTTGCTTTGTGATTCCATCAAAAGAAATTGGTTGTATCCGTTTCGTGACCTTCTCAACAAACTGAATGGAACTATAGCTCCAGTGACTTGCATCATCTCTGATGGTTTTATTACGTCCACCATCACAGCTGCTGAAGAACTTGGCATCCCTATAGTGCAATTCTTTACTTTGGCTGCAATAGGATTCATGGGATGTAAACAATATTCCACTTTGGTGGAAAAAGGACTTGCACCACTCAAAG ATGAGAGCTGTTTGACAAATGGATTTTTGGACAAGGTAATAGATTGGATCCCCGAAATTAAAGACATCCGTTTCAGGGATCTCCCAGGCTCTTGGAGAACGACAAACCCCGACAACATCATGTTCAACTTCACCTTGGACGCAGCAAAGAGTGTTCGTAAAGCTTCAGCATTTCTTGTTCATACTTTTGATGCCCTGGAGCCAGTTGTTCTAGAATCTCTCTCTAACAGCACATCTATGCTTCCACCTGTTTATGCCATTGGCCCTCTCCAGTTGCTTCTCAATCAGATACCAGAACACCCTTTGAAGTCTGTGGGGTACAGTCTATGGAAAGAAGAAACAGAGTGCCTGATATGGCTCAACAGTAAGGCGAAAAATTCAGTTGTTTATGTCAACTTTGGAAGTCTAGTAGTCATTAAACCAGAACATCTTATTGAGCTTGGCTGGGGACTTGCAAATAGCAAGCTTCCCTTCTTGTGGGTTATCAGACCTGATTTGATTGTTGGTGAATCGGCGATTCTGCCACCTGAGTTTGTGGCTGAAACAGAGGGAAGAGGTCTGATAGCAAGTTGGTGCCCACAAGAACAAGTGCTTAACCATCCATCAGTCGGAGCTTTTTTAACACACAGCGGTTGGAATTCAACCATGGAGAGTATTTCTGCTGGAGTGCCTATGCTCTGCTGGCCATTAAGTGGTGACCAGCCGATCAATTGCCGCTATATTTGCAATGAGTGGGGTATCGGCATGGAGATCAGTAGTGATGTGAAGAGAGACGAAATAGAGAAGCTTGTTAAAGAGTTGATGGAGCGAGAGAAGGGTAAGAAAATGAAAAATAAGGTCATCGAGTGGAAGAAACTAGCAGAAAAGGCCAGTAGTCCACTTGGTTCTTCACCCAAAACCTTAGACAAGTTGGTCAATGAAGTGCTATTAAGCAAAGCTAATGTTGTTCACAAGTAA
- the LOC101307328 gene encoding uncharacterized protein LOC101307328: protein MTIATNNDNGTPLWCADCVGEICDLRNSRPNYEDGSIEICDPNRLRRRPRRRVLFAGRRRRRGRSSRQQAPPCRHLRALPIRRLVGTIAAPRAAIRKEVSDGDGGPSPYAVLSAPSPPPRAAIRKEVSDGDGGLYTAALKGSQSAFSEPPRGGGGFSIGRVGGAVVNDGVSAGDACFKCGKSGHWARDCDAPGGGGGGGHGGNYGGGGGGGGYNGNYGGDAASGISFPEKACPCGSGTCAVLTANTEKNRGRKFYKCPLRQENGGCGFFEWCDNASGANAMAGAGSGGFSRTQNYASDSTFTPLECPCGGGQCRILTAKTGNNIGSQFYRCPGNEGSSCGFFKWCNENTVAAGSAQGARIPKAVYGSSEASSQGSYGVKTGSSCYKCGKEGHWARDCSGPSNNAQVEFGGRSTSTGSCYKCGKTGHWARDCPSG, encoded by the exons ATGACGATCGCGACCAACAATGACAACGGAACTCCATTGTGGTGTGCAGACTGCGTTGGAGAGATATGCGACTTGCG CAATTCCAGACCGAACTATGAAGACGGAAGCATCGAGATCTGTGATCCAAATCGACTCCGACGCCGACCCAGACGACGAGTTCTTTTCGCAGGTCGCCGCCGCCGTCGAGGCCGAAGCTCTCGCCAACAAGCGCCGCCGTGTCGCCACCTCCGCGCCCTCCCCATACGCCGTCTTGTCGGCACCATCGCAGCCCCGCGCGCCGCGATTCGGAAGGAGGTTTCTGACGGCGACGGCGGTCCCTCCCCATACGCCGTCTTGTCGGCACCGTCGCCGCCCCCGCGCGCGGCGATTCGGAAGGAGGTTTCTGACGGCGACGGCGGTCTCTACACCGCGGCGCTCAAAGGAAGCCAGAGCGCGTTCTCCGAGCCTCCGCGCGGCGGCGGAGGATTCAGCATAGGAAGAGTCGGCGGCGCCGTTGTAAACGACGGCGTTTCGGCCGGCGATGCTTGCTTTAAGTGCGGGAAGTCGGGACACTGGGCTCGCGATTGCGATGCCCCGGGCGGAGGCGGCGGAGGAGGGCATGGTGGTAATTACGGCGGCGGAGGAGGTGGCGGAGGGTATAATGGTAATTACGGCGGTGACGCTGCGTCCGGGATTTCGTTTCCTGAGAAAGCCTGCCCCTGTGGATCTGGAACCTGCGCGGTGCTCACTGCGAATACTGAGAAGAATCGTGGTCGGAAATTCTACAAATGCCCACTTAGACAG GAAAATGGAGGTTGTGGTTTCTTTGAGTGGTGTGACAATGCTTCTGGGGCTAATGCCATGGCTGGTGCTGGTAGTGGTGGCTTTAGTAGGACCCAGAACTATGCATCTGATTCTACATTTACACCTCTTGAATGCCCCTGTGGCGGCGGGCAATGCCGAATCTTAACAGCTAAGACTGGCAACAATATCGGCAGCCAGTTCTATCGCTGTCCTGGAAATGAG GGAAGCTCTTGTGGTTTCTTCAAGTGGTGCAATGAGAATACTGTGGCAGCTGGTAGTGCTCAAGGTGCGCGAATCCCCAAGGCGGTTTATGGTTCGAGCGAGGCAAGCAGCCAAGGAAGCTATGGTGTTAAGACTGGTTCTTCGTGTTATAAGTGTGGAAAGGAAGGGCATTGGGCAAGAGATTGCTCTGGTCCTTCGAACAATGCTCAGGTTGAATTTGGAGGACGGTCTACATCAACAGGCAGCTGCTATAAGTGTGGAAAGACAGGGCACTGGGCCAGGGACTGCCCTTCTGGTTAA
- the LOC101307616 gene encoding UDP-glycosyltransferase 85A3-like, whose product MAESNYKPHAVCIPFPYQGHIKPLLKFAKLLHHRGFRITFVNTEYNHRRFLKSLGPNALDGLPEFHFEAIPDGLPTSSDPDSTQDLTAITMSINKGFFMDSFRNLLAKLNMSTSPVTCIVADGFMSFSINAAHELGIPVVSFFPIAACGFMGIRHYRALVEKGLVPLKDEECLSNGYLDMVIDWIPGMKNIRLKDLPTFLRTTDPKDICFNRAMLEAERANKASAVVLHTFDALEQEVLEDLSSMLPQIYAIGPLQLLLNKIPQDQYLESLGYSLWKEETECLQWLDSKAPNSVVYVNFGSVVVMTPKQLVEFGWGLANSKLSFLWVIRPDLVVGESAILPPEFVAETKERGAVASWCPQEEVLNHPSVRGFLTHSGWNSTIESLSAGVPMLCWPFFAEQQTNTWYARNGLGIGMEIDNDVKRDEVEKLVRELMEGEKGKEMKKNANEWKKLAEEATDSQGSSFINLENVVQVLLGQTK is encoded by the exons ATGGCAGAATCTAACTATAAGCCTCATGCTGTATGTATCCCATTCCCATACCAAGGCCACATAAAGCCACTCCTCAAATTTGCCAAGCTCCTCCACCACAGAGGCTTTCGCATCACCTTTGTGAACACGGAGTACAACCACAGGCGTTTTCTCAAGTCTTTAGGCCCCAACGCACTAGATGGCTTGCCGGAGTTTCATTTTGAAGCCATCCCTGATGGCTTACCCACTAGTTCAGATCCCGATTCCACCCAAGACCTCACTGCTATTACTATGTCCATCAATAAAGGGTTCTTCATGGACTCATTTCGCAACCTCCTTGCGAAGCTCAACATGAGTACTAGTCCTGTGACTTGCATTGTCGCCGACGGTTTCATGAGCTTCTCCATCAATGCTGCTCATGAACTTGGAATTCCAGTTGTATCGTTCTTTCCTATTGCTGCGTGCGGCTTCATGGGAATCAGGCACTATCGTGCTCTCGTTGAAAAAGGACTAGTACCACTGAAGG ATGAGGAATGTCTATCAAATGGCTACCTAGACATGGTGATAGATTGGATACCTGGAATGAAAAATATACGGCTAAAGGATCTTCCAACCTTTCTTCGAACTACAGATCCCAAAGACATTTGTTTCAATCGCGCAATGTTAGAAGCCGAAAGAGCAAACAAAGCTTCCGCAGTTGTGCTTCACACTTTCGATGCATTGGAGCAAGAAGTCTTGGAAGATCTCTCGTCTATGCTTCCACAAATTTATGCCATTGGCCCTCTCCAATTACTTCTCAATAAAATACCACAAGACCAATATTTGGAGTCACTGGGATACAGCCTATGGAAAGAAGAAACCGAGTGCCTCCAATGGCTCGACTCCAAGGCACCGAACTCGGTTGTCTATGTCAACTTCGGCAGCGTTGTGGTCATGACACCAAAACAGCTTGTGGAGTTCGGTTGGGGACTTGCAAATTCCAAGCTTTCCTTCTTGTGGGTGATTAGGCCTGACTTGGTAGTCGGTGAATCCGCAATTTTGCCACCGGAGTTTGTAGCCGAAACTAAAGAAAGAGGTGCGGTAGCAAGTTGGTGTCCACAAGAGGAAGTGCTTAACCACCCATCAGTGAGAGGGTTTTTGACACACAGTGGATGGAACTCAACCATTGAGAGTCTGAGTGCAGGAGTGCCTATGCTGTGTTGGCCATTTTTCGCTGAGCAACAAACCAACACTTGGTATGCACGTAATGGCTTAGGCATTGGGATGGAGATTGATAATGATGTGAAGAGAGATGAAGTGGAGAAGCTTGTGAGAGAGTTAATGGAGGGAGAGAAGGGTAAAGAGATGAAGAAGAATGCTAATGAGTGGAAGAAATTAGCCGAGGAGGCTACTGATTCACAGGGCTCTTCTTTCATCAACTTGGAGAATGTTGTCCAAGTGCTTCTAGGGCAAACCAAGTAG